GGGTGAAACTCAAATTACAGCCAGTGGAACCAAAGTATTAGATTTACCGGGCGGTCCTTTAAATCACCATTGGACCAAGAATGTCATTGCTAACGCGGCGGGTACAAAGCTCTACATTACCGTTGGTTCTAACAGTAACGTTGCTGAAAATGGCCTAGATCAAGAAAAAGGCCGTGCACAAATTACAGAGTTTGATATTGCAAGCGGTCAGTCACGTCCATTTGCAACAGGACTGCGTAATCCAAATGGTATGGCTTGGCAACCGCAAAGTGGAAAACTCTGGACTGTTGTTAATGAGCGCGATGAAATTGGTAGTGACTTAGTACCTGACTATATGACGTCAGTCCAAGACGGTGGTTTTTATGGATGGCCATATAGCTATTATGGTCAACATGTAGATGTGCGAGTAAAACCACAAAATCCGGAAATGGTTGCTCGTGCAATTAAACCCGACTATGCACTTGGTAACCATACGGCTTCTTTGGGCCTTGCATTTTATACAGCTGAACTCATGCCACAATTTAGAGGAGGCGCATTGATCGGTCAGCATGGTTCTTGGAACCGTAAGCCTCACAGTGGTTATAAAGTCGTTTTTGTACCATTTAGAAGTGGTCAACCCTCTGGTCCACCACAAGATATCTTGACCGGATTCCTGAGTGATAAAGGCAAAGCGTATGGTCGTCCTGTGGGTGTGGCAATTGATTTTTCAGGTGCCGTATTAGTTGCAGATGATGTAGGCAATACGATTTGGCGCGTTTCACCGGTTGCCGAGACGACTTATGAAGCTCCCATGAAACATGCTATTGGAACCCCGCCAGGCACACCATAAAGTCTATCAAAAATAATTGATTAGCATGGACGGCCTCTAAGCTTTATAGAGGCTCGTCCAAATGGCTATTATTTAATTTTTAAATAATTGAACAAAAAAAATACTAATTGGACTTTATAAGCTAACTTCTCAAAAATGAATATGTGAAAACGATAATGATGTTTAAGGAACAAACACATGAATACACATATTCGAATTGCGGTGGTTGGTGGTGGTATTGCTGGTCTGGCTTTAGCAAGTAATTTAAGTAAACACGCCCATTTAGATGTGCAAATGTTTGAATCTGCACCTCAGTTTTCTGAAATTGGGGCAGGAATTTCTTTTGGTGCTAACGCAGTCAAAGCCATTGAACTGCTAGGTTTAGCCGACGAATATCACGCAATTGCAGATAAAGTATCGGTACCCTTTCAAGACGTTTGGTTTCAATGGCGCAATGGCTACACCGATGAATATTTATCTGCATCTATCGCGACAGATGTAGGGCAGTCATCTGTTCATCGTGCTGATTTTCTAGATGCCATTATTCCTCACATGCCTACGCAAAATGTCCATTTTTCGAAACGGCTAGAAGCAATTGAAGAACAAAATGATCAGGTAATTTTGCATTTTAATGATGGTAGTCAATATGAGTGCGATTATTTAATTGGGGCTGACGGTATCCGCTCTGTGGCTCGCCAATATGTTTTAGCTACTCACGATTTACCACCGGTTCATCCACGTTTCTCAGGAACTTGGGCTTATCGTGGCATTATTTCTCACGCTTCATTTAAAGAAGCTTTGAAGCAAATAAACAGCGATACAGATTTAGCAGATATTCCCCAAATGTTATTGGGCAAAGACAAACATATTTTAACGTTCCCCATTCGTAAGGGGGAGCAAATTAATATCGTTGCTTTCTGCTCAAACCGTGAAGATACGGTACTCCCAGCTGATACACCGTGGACCAAACCTGTAGATAAAGCTCAAATGCTTTCTGATTTTTCAGACTGGAGCGAAAGCTGCCAAACATTACTGGGTTTAATTGAACAACCTACCATTTGGGCTTTACATGAAATTGAAGAACTTTCAACTTATCAAAGTGCCTCTGGTCATGTGATTGTTATGGGGGACGCTGCACATGCGATGTTACCCCATCAAGGTGCAGGAGCAGGACAAGGTCTTGAAGATGCATTAATCCTTGCAGCATTATTGTCGACAAAAAACTTACACGCAGATCAGTTAACCGATGTGTCTTCAATATATGAAAAGCTCCGTTTAAAACGTGCTTGTCGTGTTCAGCAAACTTCTCGTGAATCTGGCGAAATTTATGAGTGTTATTCGACTCAGTACCCAACATTTGCCGAAATTGGTGAACATCTTGAACATCGGTTTGATTGGTTATGGCAACACGATCTAGAACAGGATGTTGCAGAAGCAAAGCGACAATTACATCAATTAAAAATAGCAACGATTTAAATAAATTTTTGTTTTACACGCAATTTGCTAAGGAAAGCAATTATGGAAAAACTAAATGCAAATCAATTGATTGATGACGCAAGATTAACACCATTACATTGGCGTGTGATCTTGCTGAGTGCGCTTATTATTATTTTTGATGGCTACGACTTAGTTATTTATGGTGTTGCATTGCCTAAGCTTATGCAACATTGGCAGTTAGATAGTATGACTGCTGGATTGCTGGGCAGTGTTGCATTATTTGGCATGATGTTTGGTGCCATGATTTTCGGTAGCTTAGCCGATAAATTAGAGTCTTATGGCTTTAGCCGTAAGCGTTTAATTATGCTATGTGTCCTTATTTTTAGTGGTTTTACGGTGTTATGTGGTTTTGCCAACAGCCCCAAAGAGTTTGCCATTTACCGTTTTATTGCTGGCCTTGGTTTGGGCGGAGTAATGCCGAACGTCATTGCTTTAATGACCGAATTCGCCCCAAAGAAATTACGATCAACTTTAGTGTCGCTCATGTTTAGCGGCTATGCGATTGGCGGGATGAGTTCAGCGCTTTTAGGCATGTGGTTGGTTCCTAAGTTTGGTTGGCAAATCATGTTTATTCTGGCGGGCATACCACTCATTTCATTACCTATTATTTGGAAATTTTTACCCGAATCAATTGATTATCTGGTTCGCCAAAAAAAATGGAATGAGGTACGTGATTTACTTAAACAGTTAGCGCCAGAACAAAACATAGCTGATCATACGAGCATCGTATTACATCAAGAAAACCAACGAACTGCGGCTCGACCTTTGGTTGCTCTATTTACCGAGAACCGTGCTTTAGTCACTGTATTTTTCTGGCTGAGTGTATTTATGGCTTTACTCATGGTGTATGCGCTCGGTAACTGGATACCCAAACTCATGGTCGAGGCTGGATATGATTTATCAACCAGTCTTGTTTTTTTACTGGCGCTAAACTTGGGTGGGATGCTGGGTGCAATCGGTGGAGGATACTTTGCTGATCGTTTTCACCTAGGTAAAGTCATTTGTTTACTCTTCTTGGCGGGTGCAATTTCACTTTACTTGCTGAGCTATGCTTTACCTATGGTCATCTTATATCTCTGTGTTGCCATTGCAGGAGCGGCATCTATTGGCGGGCAAATTTTATTGTTAGCTTATATGGCTCAGTTTTATCCTTCACCAATTCGCAGTAC
This genomic stretch from Acinetobacter pittii harbors:
- a CDS encoding MFS transporter, translating into MEKLNANQLIDDARLTPLHWRVILLSALIIIFDGYDLVIYGVALPKLMQHWQLDSMTAGLLGSVALFGMMFGAMIFGSLADKLESYGFSRKRLIMLCVLIFSGFTVLCGFANSPKEFAIYRFIAGLGLGGVMPNVIALMTEFAPKKLRSTLVSLMFSGYAIGGMSSALLGMWLVPKFGWQIMFILAGIPLISLPIIWKFLPESIDYLVRQKKWNEVRDLLKQLAPEQNIADHTSIVLHQENQRTAARPLVALFTENRALVTVFFWLSVFMALLMVYALGNWIPKLMVEAGYDLSTSLVFLLALNLGGMLGAIGGGYFADRFHLGKVICLLFLAGAISLYLLSYALPMVILYLCVAIAGAASIGGQILLLAYMAQFYPSPIRSTGIGMALGVGRIGAILGPILCGWLLSLHLPIEYNFIALAIPCVLATLSVIAISICNRTKRVMLNSSISP
- a CDS encoding sorbosone dehydrogenase family protein; translation: MIKRFLLPVLGTTVLVTLAGCASSSQYPITESYGPDPKLPEPKSSLFPTVNIAPAEGWPSGVMPKPAEGLKVKAFAKGLEHPRWLYVLPNGDVLVAETDAPPKPEDSKGIKGKIMSFVMKRAGSSHPSANRISLLRDTNGDGVADQKTAFLQNLNSPFGMALVGNNLYIANTDALVRFPYQEGETQITASGTKVLDLPGGPLNHHWTKNVIANAAGTKLYITVGSNSNVAENGLDQEKGRAQITEFDIASGQSRPFATGLRNPNGMAWQPQSGKLWTVVNERDEIGSDLVPDYMTSVQDGGFYGWPYSYYGQHVDVRVKPQNPEMVARAIKPDYALGNHTASLGLAFYTAELMPQFRGGALIGQHGSWNRKPHSGYKVVFVPFRSGQPSGPPQDILTGFLSDKGKAYGRPVGVAIDFSGAVLVADDVGNTIWRVSPVAETTYEAPMKHAIGTPPGTP
- the salA gene encoding salicylate 1-monooxygenase, with product MNTHIRIAVVGGGIAGLALASNLSKHAHLDVQMFESAPQFSEIGAGISFGANAVKAIELLGLADEYHAIADKVSVPFQDVWFQWRNGYTDEYLSASIATDVGQSSVHRADFLDAIIPHMPTQNVHFSKRLEAIEEQNDQVILHFNDGSQYECDYLIGADGIRSVARQYVLATHDLPPVHPRFSGTWAYRGIISHASFKEALKQINSDTDLADIPQMLLGKDKHILTFPIRKGEQINIVAFCSNREDTVLPADTPWTKPVDKAQMLSDFSDWSESCQTLLGLIEQPTIWALHEIEELSTYQSASGHVIVMGDAAHAMLPHQGAGAGQGLEDALILAALLSTKNLHADQLTDVSSIYEKLRLKRACRVQQTSRESGEIYECYSTQYPTFAEIGEHLEHRFDWLWQHDLEQDVAEAKRQLHQLKIATI